Proteins from a single region of Oncorhynchus tshawytscha isolate Ot180627B linkage group LG03, Otsh_v2.0, whole genome shotgun sequence:
- the LOC112234954 gene encoding m-AAA protease-interacting protein 1, mitochondrial has translation MALSMLRGCYRSRPPSVLIRFLKPDHVVQPQSNKTTRLAPTLSVGVISTVRSYSSDRGGGKQNQKVVVVGIPNPFIWFRTRIYYFLIRVYFDKEFKIEEFTEGSKQAFSHVSRLLSGSQFESLEGLVAKDLIAKLEEKCALLPPSHLQALSADPEDLMYTTPGDVGICYDDDGRKFVSILMRYWYLTSARLPEESLEGTRIFQVAIGGEGEPETKRLLTANYEFQREFTKGVPPDWTITRIEHSKLLD, from the exons ATGGCGCTGTCCATGTTAAGAGGTTGTTACCGTAGCAGGCCGCCTTCAGTACTGATTCGTTTCTTGAAACCTGATCACGTTGTGCAGCCCCAGTCCAACAAGACTACTCGCCTGGCTCCAACTTTGTCCGTTGGTGTCATTTCCACAGTCCGATCTTACAGCTCTGATCGAGGTGGAGGTAAACAAAACCAGAAGGTGGTTGTGGTTGGCATCCCCAACCCTTTCATATGGTTTCGAACCCGAATATACTATTTTTTGATTCGGGTTTATTTTGACAAGGAATTCAAAATCGAAGAATTCACAGAGGGATCTAAACAG GCATTCTCCCATGTTTCAAGACTGTTGTCAGGGAGTCAATTTGAGTCTCTTGAAGGTCTGGTTGCTAAAGAC CTGATTGCAAAACTGGAAGAGAAATGTGCTCTGCTCCCTCCCAGCCACCTGCAAGCACTTTCTGCTGATCCGGAAGACTTGATGTACACAACACCAGGGGATGTTGGCATctgttatgatgatgatg GGCGGAAGTTTGTCAGTATTCTGATGAGGTACTGGTATCTAACAAGTGCCCGGTTGCCTGAGGAATCATTGGAGGGAACACGCATCTTTCAGGTGGCCATAGGTGGTGAGGGTGAGCCAGAGACTAAGAGATTGCTCACAGCGAACTATGA ATTCCAAAGGGAGTTTACTAAGGGGGTGCCGCCGGACTGGACCATCACCAGGATAGAGCACTCCAAGCTGCTGGATTAA